The segment GACCTTGATTCATGCCTTCGCTCAAGTTCGACGGATTCGACCGGCTCGGCTTGTGATTCTGGGGGATGGTCCTGAACGAGAGCGTCTGACCACGTTAGTAGAAGAACTGGGATTAACCGAGGATGTCGCTTTACTGGGGTTTGTACAAAATCCCTATGCATATATGGCAAAAGCGGCTGTGTTTGTGCTGTCTTCTGCTTGGGAAGGGTTAGGCAATGTTTTAGTAGAAGCGTTGGCAGTTGGAACGCCTGTGGTTTCGACAAACTGCGAGAGTGGCCCGGCTGAGATTTTAGCGCAAGGAAAGTATGGTGTGCTGACTCCAGTGGGAGACGATTCCGCGATCGCATCAGCAATCATTCAGACCCTATCAAGCCCGGCTCGACAGGTTGATCCCCAATGGTTGAAGCAGTTCACATTAGAAACTTGTACGCAACAGTATTTAGACGTTTTGGGTATTTGTGATTATTCTTCACCCACAAAAACAGTATGAAATTCAATAGTACCTTGTATCAAACCACAGCACAGCTAGTCGGTCAGTTGCCAAAAGGTCGATCGAAGGCGTTAGGTGCTTTATTTTCACTTTGGAATAGTCATCCGAGCTGGGATCCTTGGCTGCTCAAAGATGGAGATGTCTATCGACTTTTTTACTTGTTAGGTTCGAGTAAATCGGGACCTTGGTGGCTAGAAGGCAAAATATGCGGTGCAATTTCAACGGACTTAGAACAATGGCAAGACTTGGGAACTGTGCTAGAAGTCAGCCCTGAGCATTCCTGGGAAGCTGGAAGAATGCTGGCGGGTTGCGCGCTCAAAGAAAATGGGATCTACTATCTTTTTTATTCAGCCGCCGGAGAGGGTGCTGAGATTATGAATGAAGGGATTGGGTTAGCGACTTCAAGGGATGGCATACACTGGCAACGTAGCCCTCGCGAATTGGTGAAACCCGATGCGAATCATCGTTGGTACGGACAGTATAAGCGAAGCCTAGGAGGTTGTGACTATGATCATTATCAGTGGCGCGATCCCTATGTGGTGAAAGATGAGCAGACTGGGCTTTACTATATGTTTATCTGTGCTTATCGCAAAGAAGGCGGGAAAGGTGCATATCGAGGATGTGTTGGCTTAGCTGTTGCTGATCGCATTGATGGATCGTATGAACTGCTGCCGCCTGCGGCAACTCCTACGATCGAAGGAACTCAAGAGTCTCCTTTTTATGAAATGGAGCGCCCGCAAGTCATTTATAGAAATGGTCAGTATCATCTGTTTTTCTCTTGCTGGACAACTTGGTTAAATCCTAAGTGGTTGGGCACGGTCGATCGCGCACAAATTACCGATTCTTCGCTGTACTGGTATGTTGCTGATCAGATTACAGGACCTTATCGCCCTGTTAGCCAGACTCCAGTTGTGAGTGGAAGTTCTCGATCGGGAATTTATGGAACGAACTTTTTTTCGGCTCCAGATGCGCCGGATGAATTTATTGCTTATGGTTGGTACTGCAAACGCATGACACTAGCCATTTCCCCGTTTGTTCGGGTCATATGGAATCAAGATTCGATCCGCTTGTCGATCTAACCTTCTCCAGATATCTGCTCCCAACTCGTCAAATTTGCCTGATGGGGTTGTACTTCATGCAAGACAGCCCCTAACCAAACGAAAAAGAACCAGAGATTAACTGCCATCCAACTGAGCGGAGTGGCATTACAAGAGATGTAGAGTGCAATCAAACTAGCAAATGCCCATTTACAGCCAAAATGACCGTTTACTGCTGGCGTATAAGTTGCGAAAAGCGTCAGAATCATTGCAGCGATCAAAGCAATGAAGCCGAAAATTCCGTTTAGATAAAGCACAGCCGCATAAGTCGAGAAGGAGCCAAGACCAATATAGCTATCTTCATATAAATGCGCTCTACCTCGAATGACTCCCCAGCCGATCCAGGGCGATTCTTGCCAAGCTTCGAGTGTTTTGCGAACGACCAAAGCTCGTTCTTGCGAAGAGTTTGCGCGAGCTTGCGTAAATCCTTCCATTGGCTTGCGGAAGAGTTCTTCGATCGTCAGTCCCCAAATACTAGACATCATTAGCGTCAGAGCCGTACTCCAGAGCGACAACTGGCGAAATAATCCATTTTCAAAGCAGGTTCCGATAAAAAGCGCGATCGGTAAACACAGCCATGCGCTCCGACTGGCGCTCACAATTAACGCTGCAACTGCACCGAGTAAGGCGACATAGCGAAGTCGACGATCGCGTTCGCCTAAACAAATCAAAAAGCATAAAACAGCGCAGAGTCCCAGAATGGGAGGATCAGGCGTATACAGAACTGTTCTGGGTAATGGAATACCTAAAAAGCTTGAAAAATGAGCAAACATTACTCGCAAACTTCCTTTGTCGCCTGGCAGAATGCGTGCAAGTGGCGGCAGATAACCGTTCCCGCCAATTCTGAGGAACAGCATAGCAATTTGAATCGCGATCGCAACCAAATAGCCCGAAGACATCCAAGCGATCGCTCTAGTGACAACCTCAACGCGGACTTGGCTAAAAAAGGGTAATGCTAGACAGGCAAAAATCAAAAAATAGCTTTTGAGAAAGGTGACAACGGCTGCTGCTGCCACTTGTAGGTTAAAGCCCATCTCGTTGATCCCCAAGGCTGCTGTCCAAAGCATCACGATCGACATCACGAACCAAGACCAAACATACACCGGAAAAGGTCTTTGAATGAGTTGATCCCAGCTAAAGTGAATTGCGAATAAGGTTAAGACAACAGCAGGATAAAAGAGCGGCTGAATTCCCATTAACCACCACAGTGGAGTCAGGATAATTGTCCAATAGATGATGCGCTCTGAACGTGATAAAGCATAAATCTGATGTTGGAGTTTGAGGAGCATCTCTCTCTACTGCACGCAATTTCTGAGGTACGTTAGCTTTAAATTCACTCTCGGACATCAATCGATCGGTAGAGAGAACTGACAGGTAACGCTAATTTAGTTCTACCTATTTATGTATTTGCAATTGATCGAAGGTGAATAAAATAATGTAGCTTGAATTCCTCATACCCGCAGTTGTTTAGGAGCGGTCTGAATGAAAAAAATAGCGCTCATTGCTTCTAGACATTGGAAGGCTTTGCTTGGTCTGAATGCAGTTGTAATATTCGGGACTTTAGGAGCGATGTTGACCACTCCTAAAGTTTGGACTGCTCAGGCGCAACTGATTCTGCCTTCCTCGAATGGAGGCAACCTTGATGCCAACTTGGGAACTTTAGGGTCTTACCGTAACAGTGATCCGAGCTTTTCACCTCAAGTCAATCCCCTGAAAATTCAAGAGGCAATTCTCACCAGTGATGCGATTCTTGAAAAGGCTTGGGCAGCTGATCCTGAGAGAGATGCAGCGAATAAACCTCGCAATTATGGACAATTCTTTGAAGTGACTTCGCTCGAACAAACGAGCGTCATGCTGCTCTCTGTCACAGGCTCAAGTCCCGATATCGCCAAGCAGCGCGCAGAAGCAATTCTCAATGCCTATCGGCAGCGTCTGAGCGAGCTTCGTCAGGCGAATAACAATACACGCGATGGCTTTAGCCAGAAACAGCTTGAACAAGCTCAACGCAGATTAACTGAAGCGCAGACTGCTCTAGCACAATTCAAACAATCGACAGGATTGGTAAATAACGAAGAACAAACGAAAGGGCTAGTTGGAACGATCAATACTTTAGAAGCGGCACAGGCACAGGTTCAGGCGGAATCTCAAGCGACTCGCGATCGCGCAAATACTCTCGCGACTCGATTAAATCTTTCGCCTACTGACGCAGTTCAAGCCTTAGGATTAGACCAAAACGAAGATTATAAAGAGCTTCGCAGTAAGCTCACTGAAGTTGAGTCTACGCTGGGCAAATTGCGATCGACATTCACAGATCGCAGCCCTCAAGTACAAAGAGCGATCGTAGAGCGGGACACTTTGCGGAACCAGCTTCAGCAGTATGTTGGGCAAGCCGCAGGTCGAATTTCTGCCAATACAGATTTTACAACTGGGGCGGAAGGACGGAATACCTTAATTGAACAATTAGTGTTAGCTGAAACGAATGCGAATGGACAACAACGACAAGCAGAACAACTCCAGCAACAAATTGATCAGCGGCAAAAAATCCTCAATCAATTGCCTGCAAATCAAGCAAAACTCAATGCTTTACAGCGACAGGCAGATGTTGCGGAAGGAGTTTATAAAGGGCTAGTTGCACAGACACAACAATCAAATATTGATGCTTTTAATGCGTATCCAAATATTCAGGAGTTAAACGCACCCTTTGTTGATGCTAAACCATCGAGTCCAAAGAAATCTCTGATAGCAATTAATGCGCTTCTTGCTTCTGTCATTGGGAGCATTGCACTAATATTGTTGCTCGAAGCTCGCAATCCATTGCTGACTCCCAAAGATTTGCAGGCTCTAAAATTTTCGCTTGTTGCTCGTATTCCCAAACTAAAGCGACTGGCAATAGAGCCGAATTCAAGCTTTGAAGGTGAGATCGAGTTTCAGCGAGTAGCGTCAGCGATTAGTCTTCAACCGCTGAAAGGGATACGACTGTTAATTGCAAGTGCGATAACGGGTGAGGGAAAAACGACAGTAGCACTGCAACTTGCTCATGCTTTAACCGAACTCGGATTTCGAGTGCTGCTGGTTGACGGAGATTTTCGTAAAGCTCAGTTAAGTCATCAACTTGGTTACTTGAGCGATCGCTCAGTTGGAGATCAAGTCATTTCGTTGCAACCTAATCTCGATTTTGTGCCAACGATGCCTCAGACTGGCAAGATTGTCGATTTAGTCAAACGGGGACGATTTGAACGTTACTTGGCAGTGGCGGAATCTCAGAAAGACTATGATTATGTATTAGTAGACAGCGCTCCAGTCAGCTCAACCAGTGAAACTGCACTAATGGCTGCGATCGTGCCTTATGTTCTTTTTGTCGTTCGCCCAGGAATTAGCGCTCGAAATGTTGTGAATAATAGTTTAGAGCAGTTAACGCAACACCATGCTAAACTGCTAGGCTTGGTGATCAATGGTGTCGAAGTTCAAGGTCATGCCTATTCGTATCACTCTAATCATGATGATCCTCGTCCATATCGATTATCAAATTGATTCTTTTCAGCAGTCTACTCAAAGCGTCAGTCTCATGAGCCAAAACCAGAACATCGCGACTGTCGATTGGAGTAAGAGCCAGGCAGCGAGTACGAATTTGGGGTATGGCTTAAATGCGTATCAAGGTTTTCGACCTGAGAGTTTTAGCACTTCGGCTTATCAAAGTAATATGTCTGTGATGAATCCGGGTTTGATTCGGTTTCATAATAGCAGCATGTTGCAAGACTCTAGCACACCGGATGGGCTGATCGATACGGCTCGTCGAGTTTGGGATGCGAAGAAAGTAAAAGCTGCTTTAGTGGCTTCATTTTCGTCTTTTAAGCGGGAACAACCGCAACGGATGATTAATATTCCGACTTGGCCAGATTGGATGGATGCGGATCGGGACGGATTTCTCGATCGCAATCAGTTTGATAACTATGCAAAGCTGTGCGCTGATTTGGTCAAAATTGTCAACCAAGATGCTCAATTGAAAGTACAGTATTGGGAAGTGACGAATGAGAAGGATGATCACTACTTTACTCAGTTCTATACAGAGAGTGGCTGGGGTGGGTTGAAGGATGCAGCGAAGCCCGATCGCGTCAATGAACTGGTCACGATTTATAACAAAACTGCGATCGCGATGAAACAAGCAGACCCGACAATTCAAGTGGGCGGGATCGGTCTAGCACGCCCCGATCTGCAACCGTTTTATGTTCCGTTCATCAAGGGAACTGCAAATCATCTTGATTTTTTTACTTATCACTTTTACGCAACGGGAAGTGCTTCTACCTCAGACCAAGATGTGTTTCAGACCACTCGCGCGATTGGCGACTACACTCGCACGATTGTACAAACGCTGCAAAATGCAAGCCCAAATCGCACGATTCCAGCCATGTTGGGTGAATATAACATTAGCTGGACATGGGAAACTCGCGATCCCCGCATGATCAATCATAAAGGGGTTGTGTTTGATGCGTTAACGATGGTCAGTGCCCTCTCAAATGGTGCGACTGCAACCTTGACTTGGAACGAGAAAGATGGCGTTTACGGCAAAATGGACGATAGCAGTCAGATGCGTCTGGGAGGCAAATTCTTACAATTGTTGAATCAATTCATGATTGGCGATCGCGTCTCGACAAAAACTGCTCCTGACAGCGCTATTACGACTTTTGCTGTGAATAATGCTGCTTTGGGATACAAGTCTTACTTGCTGATTAACTCCTCAAATGATTTGCAGCAAGTTCAACTCGATTTTGCCGGATGGCAGCCCACTCAATCGACGTTAGAGACATATACGATCTCGGCTTCAGGCTATCTCAACAAAACTGTTAACTGGTCGGAACTTAACAGTGGATTTGCGATGCCTGCTAGCTCTGTGATGTTATTCACATTTACAAAATAATGCGATCGCATTATTTTGAGTTGCTATTTTGATTTGCGCTTTGACTTTGGAGGCGTGCGATGTTCGCCAAAGTATTTCTCGCTGCGATAGCGTAGCCAGACTCTCAGAACTTGCGGAATTTTCTCTTTCTGCTCTTTCGTCAACGTGTTGTAAAGTGCCAAGGCACGTTCTCGTTCTCCTCGACAAGCAGCATTATTATGAGCATCCCAATAGCTACGAGCGACCCGAATTCGGCGACAGACTTCTTTGATCAATGCCTCGCCAGTTAAAGGTTCTTCTTGCTTTGTCATCTTTTTTGATCAGAATGTACTCTAATCATTCTAGTAGGAATGAAGTCGAATCCCCCCACTCCCCACTCCCCACCTATGCAATATTTACTTTAAACTGCCCAGGAGTATTAATCTTGATAATGCCTCCAAATGCACAGTTACAGATTGCCGTGTTCGGGAGAGCAGGGATTTTGCCAATTTTTACTTTAATAGCACCAGGTGACCAAGGGCTGACAATTGCAGGGATACAAGGCATGGGTGTCAGGACTCCAAAAGCAGCAGCAGTTGCAGCAGCTACGGCTGGATTTGCGATCGAACTACACATGGCAAACGGCAAAATATTCGCCATTGGGATATTGTCGAAAATTGTTGCGGCGAGCGGAGTTGCTCACGAGATTAATAATCCAGTTGGTTTTCTCAAAGGCAATATCCAACCTGCCCTAGATTACATCAGTGATTTATTTGGACTCATTGATCTTTATCAGGAAAGAACTTCTCCCCCTGATCCAGTCATTCAAGCAGAAATCGATGAGATCGACTTAGAGTATATTCGCGAGGATCTTCCCAAGTTGATTAGCTCAATGAGAGAAGGCATAGAACGAATCCGGAATATTAGTACCAGTTTACGAACCTTCTCCCGCGCTGATCAAGATCATAAAGTTCCTTTTGATATTCATTCAGGGCTTGATAGCACTCTGCTGATTTTGAAACATCGATTAAAAGCAGATGATCGCCGTCCAGAGATCAAAATTATTCAAGAATATGGTCAGTTGCCCGCGGTTGATTGCTATCCAGGTCAGTTGAATCAGGTGTTTATGAATTTGCTGGCGAACGCGATCGATGCTTTAGAAGATAGCAATAAGGGACGGAGCTACGAAGAAATTCAAGCTCATCCGAATCAAATCGGTATTTACACAACAGTTGTGGATGATCAATCAATCAAGATTCGTATCTGTGATAATGGCGTAGGAATGGATGACGCGACTCAGCAAAAAATCTTTGACCATCTATTCACAACAAAAGAAGTGGGAAGAGGAACAGGTTTAGGGCTGGAAATTGCACGACAGATTATCGTGGAAAAACACGGTGGTTCGATCAAGGTTCGTTCAACGGTAGGACAAGGGACAGAATTTACGATCGTACTTCCCATTCACGAGAAGTAGCCTCTATCAAATCTGTTGGGGTGAACTTATAAAAGCTACAGTATAAATATGTAGCCAACTGTAATCAATAAGCTAAAAATTATACGATTAAACATCGGCTGTGGAATGAGACGATTAATTTTGCCACCGACATAGATGCCAATGATAATTCCGGGAATTGACCATAGAAACAAACGCCAAACTTGCGGAGTCCATAGTCCTGCAAATCCGTGACCTGCGATCGTAGCAATTCCTGAAAACAGAAAATAGCATTGCATTGTTGCTCTAAAATAGCTGGCTGACCAACGACGCATCACGCCGTAAACCGCGATCGGGAGTCCATTAATGTTGTAAGCGCCTCCTAAAACGCCCGCAACCAATCCAAAGAAAACGGCATAGCGTTCATGGTGAAGCTGCGGAAACTTAGGAGAAATAAGATTAAACAGCCCATACAAGATGAGAATGATTCCTAGCCCAAGCTTGACTGTTTTTTCAGGCGCATACTGTAATAGAAGTAATCCAAAGGGAACTCCGATTACTGTACTAATGATGAGCCTCCAAGCTGATTTGAGATCAATGCTATCCTGATCAAAAATTAGAATCAGTGAACTAATAATAAACCCTGTCAATGCGACAATGGGAGTTGCTGTTCGCAAACTCATAATCATGCCTAGTAGCGGCATTGCTAAAAGCGCATCACCAAACCCGATCGCAGAACGAATTGAAGTACAGACAAACAGGATTGATGCTGTTGCGATCGTTAAATCAGTAAGGTTCATGCAAAAGACTAATAAAGGATCTGAATCAATCCATAGCTAGAGATTGAAATGAATAACCAGGATAGCGCGCCTAAATACAAAGGTTTTAGTCCAATCTTTTGAATCTGATTTAATCTTGTTTCTAATCCCATTGCTGCCATTGAGATGGTTAAGAGCAACTGATTGACTTGTCCTGTCATCGTTTTTATTTGCTGTGGGATTAAGTTCAAGCTATTCAGAAGAATCAAAAGCATAAAATAAACGACAAACCAAGGAATGGCAATTCGTGATTTTGATTGAGGAGCTTTAGAAATTGCTCCAAGCATGAGCATCATCGGAACGAGCCAAAGGACTCTTGACAGTTTTGAAATACTAGCAATCTCGCCACTGACTGAATCTACTTGAAAAGCCGCTGCAAGCACTTGGGCAACTTCATGAATTGAAACTCCACACCATAATCCAAATGCTTCTGGTGTTAAGTTCAATTGCCCAGAGAGTAATGGATACAAAAGCATCGATATTGTTCCAAACAAGGTGACGATCGCAATTGCATACGTGATATCTTCATCTCCACTCTCGGTCGTTGTACTTGTCGCAATCACAGCAGAAGCACCACAAATCGAAGTACCAGCAGCAATGAGGCGAGTTAAGCTAGGACTCACGCCTAAGTGTTGTCCAGCCCAACAGGTAAACCAAAATGTACTCAATAAGGTTGTGATGATGATGAGTAACCCCGTGATGCCCACAGATAAAACCTGCGATAGGCTGAGTTGAACACCGAGCAGAATGACTGCAAATCGCAGAATTCTTCTCATAGCAAAGTGAATCCCTGCTTGGCGTTTCGGCGCTACGCCAATTGTATTTTGGATGAAAATGCCTAGAAGAATTGCCAGAATGAGAGGGCTGAAGAGAGTGAAGCCGGGTATCAATCGGATCAGATAAGCGATCGCTGTCAAGCCACAAACGAGCCATACTCCAGATTGGATCTTTACTAGGCTTATTTTGATTTGAGCAATTGCCTGAGAGAAAACATCACCTTGAAATGCTGTGACGATTTTTATTGCTGCGAACGGTTTAATATTATTTGTTTTGTGCCGCATTACTTTGATTCAATTGACTGATGCAATTCAACAGAAATTCGCCTTGCTTTCGGGTAAGATTGCCAACAAAGCAAGGCAGTTACAGATTGGAAATCAACTCAGCATAGAATTGCGTCTGCTAATTTGTGGATTGAGCAGAATGTTTTGTCAAGTGCTGAAGCGATGTTGAGAAAGACTTGCCCAACAAATGATGTTGGATCAGTCAAGGTTACGGGTCTTCCAGAGTCACCCGCCGCACAAATTCGAGCCTCAATCGGAACTTGTCCCAGTAGAGGAGTTTGCAGTTCTTCTGCAAGTTGTTGTCCCCCACCACTGCCGAAAATCGGAGTCGGCTCACCACAATGCCCACAGCGCAAATAGCTCATGTTTTCAATGATGCCGAGTACTGGAATTCCGACTCGACGAAACATATGAATACTGCGGCGAACATCTGCGATCGCGACTTGCTGCGGTGTGGTGACGAGTAATACGCCACAGATGGGACTCTCTTGAACGATCGTGATTTGAGCATCTCCTGTCCCGGGTGGTAAATCAATCAGCAGGTAGTCTAGATCGCCCCATTCCACATCTTGGATAAACTGAGTGATGACCTTGTGCAGCACAGGTCCGCGCCATGCTAGCGGATGATCGGGTTCTGCTAGAAGCCCAACTGACATGACTTTGATACCGTGGGCTTCTAAAGGCAGAAATCGCGTTCCTTCAGCAGTTTCGATCGTCTTCACCTCAGAATGTCCCAATCCCAACATCTGTGGAATATTTGGACCATAGATATCTGCATCCAGCAGCCCGACTTTTGCGCCTTGTAGGCTTAGCGCGATCGCAAGATTGACAGAAGTGGTTGATTTTCCAACTCCACCTTTACCACTCGAAATCGCTAATGTCGTTCTCACGCCTGGAATCGTGCAGAGTTGAACATAACTCTTCTTACACCAAGTGAGTTGTGAAAGCACAGTCTCAATCTGATGTTTCAAATCGTGCTGATGCTTTCCAACATACAGCCGCAGGTAAACATAGTTATCCACCACTCTGAGATTACGAACCATGCCTAAACTCACAATATTGTTGTTGAGAACAGGTTCAATAATGGTTTTGAGCAGTTTAGTCACCGCTTGTTGGCGTGCTTCAGCAATCAGATCAGGTGGATCTGTTTCGGGAAGGTCATGAGTCGTCTGGAAGGGAGAACGATGATTAGGCATTAGAGGGTTCTTGTAACGCTTCTTGAATGGTCTGAATGGCGCGTTGAGCAAAGATGCAGACATCGCGATCGGGGTCGTCGAGCGATTGCTGCAACGGATTGAGAGCCGCTTTATTTTTCAAAATGCCAAGCGCGATCGCAGCATCTCGTCGGACATCTGAATATTCGTCAGCGAGTGCTTGAATGAACAGAGGAAGAGAGCGATCATCTGGAATTTTCTGCAAGGCTTGCAAGCTGAATTTGCGAACTTGCCAATGATCATCTTTTAAGGCAGCTTCTAGAGGCGCGATCGCGGTTTTGTCTGCATGAATTGCAAGAGATTTTGCTGCATTGCGCCGAACTTCCCAATCTGGATCGTGAGTCAATGCTTCACAGAGACGAGGAACAACTTGCTCATCACTGAGATGTCCCAGCGTTAAAGCTGTTGCCCGTCGAACACTTTCATCCGAATCGGACAATAGCGCTAATGCAGGTTGACAGCGTTCGACTTGGTTGAGGTAGCGCAATGTTGTCACCGCAGATTCTCGCAAAGCTGGATCGGGAGATTCAAAAAAAGGCAACACATACGGCAAGGATTGAGCGTCATGAATCTTCCGCAACAGGAAGAGAGTATTCAATTGCAGGTTTAGATCATCTCGCAGTAAAGCATCTAGGAGCAGCAATAAATGATCTGGAGCAATCAGTTCACCTAATGCCGATCGCGCTTCGTCTCGGATTTCTTCATCTGGAGACGCGAGACATTCAATCAAGGCTGGAACGGCTGCTGGATTTGCAAGTTCCCAGAGTACAGTCACTGCTAACTTTTGGACGAGTAGACTTTCATCTGTTAGGGCTTCGATCAACGGGGTTAGAGCCTCTTCGTCTCCAAGATGCTGTAAGGTTTTGAGCGCAACTAGTCGATTTTCAACTTGTGGCGATCGCAGCATTTCTAACCAAGGAGCAAGTTCAGAATTCGTGTCCATTACTTTCCTCTAGCGCAACAGGAATGGAATTTGAACAGTAATCGCGTTGGTCGGGCATTCCTTTTCACAAGGTAAGCAGAACCAGCACTCGTCATACTTCATATAAGCTTTGCCTGTTTCAGGGTCTTTGGCTAAGACATCAAGCGGACAGACTTCAATGCAGGCGACACATTTTTCAAGGCATTTTGACTCATCGACAATGACTGGAACATCGATTCTTTGAATTGCTAAAGCCATCGCAATTTACACTCTTCTAAATAACTTAACGAACAGCTACGTCGTACACTTCGGTTTCAACATTGACATCTACGATGTAAGGCTCGATCGGACGTTTGAATAACACCATGTCACCCGCATCATCTTTTTTCAGATGCACGTGGCAGAACCATTCATCATTGTTCTTGTCTGGATAGTCTGCTCGATAGTGATACAGTCCCCAGCGACTTTCACGGCGATAGAGGGAAGCTCTTGCTGCCATTTCTGCACAGTCGCGAATAAAGTGAACTTCCATACAGCGCATCAATTCATGCGGATCACGAGCACCCATTAGCTCTAATGTGTCGTGGTAGCGCACAAAATTGCTGAGTCCAAGCTCCATGCGATTGGCTGATTTAGGCGGCTGGAGATAGTCATTGACGAGCCGACGCAGCTTATATTCAACCTGGGTATGTGGTACTCCGTTGGGTCGATCGAGCGGCGCATAGATTCTTGCTTTTTCGGCAGCGAGAAACTCTGGATCAGGGTCGAGATGATCGAGATTCTGACAATATTCAACGGCATGTTCTCCAGCAATGCGTCCAAAGACAAACGCACCGATCATATAGTTGTGCGGGACGCTTGCCATGTCGCCTGCTGCATATAGTCCGGGAACTGAAGTTTCAGCCCGCTCATTCACCCAGACTCCAGAAGCACTATGACCGCTACACAGTCCAATTTCAGAGATATTCATTTCGACGCCATGAGTGCGATAGTTTTCACCTCGCCCTTGATGGAATCTGCCTCGGCTCGGACGCTCATTTGCCCAGAGGATTGACTCAATTTCAGAAATTGTATTTTCATCTAAATGAGTCATTTTGAGTTGAATTGGACCTTTGCCAGAGTTTAGCTCTTTCCAAACTTCTAGCATCATTTGACCGCTCCAATAGTCGCAGCTAATAAAGCGATGTCCTTGTGCATTAGCTGTGTAAGCTCCAAATGGGCTTGCAACGTAAGCACAAGCAGGACCATTGTAGTCTTTCATCAACGGATTGATTTGAAAACATTCAATGTTACTCAGTTCTGCTCCGGCGTGATATGCCATCGAGTAACCGTCGCCTGCATTGGTTGGATTTTCGTAGGTTCCATACAGATAGCCAGAAGCAGGTAAGCCTAAGCGCCCGCAAGCGCCCGTGCAAAGGATGACAGCTTTTGCTTGAATGACGACAAAATCTCCATTGCGAACATCAAGACCGACTGCACCGATCGCACGTCCATCGCGAACGAGAACCCGAGTTGCCATGACTCGATTTGTGACTTGGGCTTTGTGACGTTTAACTTGACGCGCCAGAATCGTTTTTAAATCTTTTCCTTCTGGCATCGGCAAAACGTATTTACCCACGCGATGCACTTGTTTGAGGTCGTAATCTCCTTGAGCATCTTTCTGAAATTTTACGCCCCATTTTTCGAGTTCTTGAATGACAGAAAAGCCAAGTTTTCCAGTTTGATAAACAGCGTTCTGATTGAGAATGCCATCATTCGCGATCGTAATTTCTCGCACATATTGTTCTGGAGTCGAATTTCCAGGAATGACGGCAGTATTGACTCCATCCATTCCCATTGCAATCGCGCCACTGCGACGGATATTTGCTTTTTCTAGAACGAGTACCTCACCTTCGGGATTGGCTTGCTTTGCTTTGATGGCAGCCATGGTTCCAGCCGTTCCACCCCCAATCACCAGCACATCCGTCTTCATCCATTGAGTATTCACTCAAAAAGCCTCCTGATTGATGAACAGAATTTTAGTCTTACGCTGAAAACTGTCTCAAGCACTACAGA is part of the Leptolyngbya boryana PCC 6306 genome and harbors:
- a CDS encoding family 43 glycosylhydrolase — encoded protein: MKFNSTLYQTTAQLVGQLPKGRSKALGALFSLWNSHPSWDPWLLKDGDVYRLFYLLGSSKSGPWWLEGKICGAISTDLEQWQDLGTVLEVSPEHSWEAGRMLAGCALKENGIYYLFYSAAGEGAEIMNEGIGLATSRDGIHWQRSPRELVKPDANHRWYGQYKRSLGGCDYDHYQWRDPYVVKDEQTGLYYMFICAYRKEGGKGAYRGCVGLAVADRIDGSYELLPPAATPTIEGTQESPFYEMERPQVIYRNGQYHLFFSCWTTWLNPKWLGTVDRAQITDSSLYWYVADQITGPYRPVSQTPVVSGSSRSGIYGTNFFSAPDAPDEFIAYGWYCKRMTLAISPFVRVIWNQDSIRLSI
- a CDS encoding O-antigen ligase family protein, with translation MLLKLQHQIYALSRSERIIYWTIILTPLWWLMGIQPLFYPAVVLTLFAIHFSWDQLIQRPFPVYVWSWFVMSIVMLWTAALGINEMGFNLQVAAAAVVTFLKSYFLIFACLALPFFSQVRVEVVTRAIAWMSSGYLVAIAIQIAMLFLRIGGNGYLPPLARILPGDKGSLRVMFAHFSSFLGIPLPRTVLYTPDPPILGLCAVLCFLICLGERDRRLRYVALLGAVAALIVSASRSAWLCLPIALFIGTCFENGLFRQLSLWSTALTLMMSSIWGLTIEELFRKPMEGFTQARANSSQERALVVRKTLEAWQESPWIGWGVIRGRAHLYEDSYIGLGSFSTYAAVLYLNGIFGFIALIAAMILTLFATYTPAVNGHFGCKWAFASLIALYISCNATPLSWMAVNLWFFFVWLGAVLHEVQPHQANLTSWEQISGEG
- a CDS encoding GumC family protein; amino-acid sequence: MKKIALIASRHWKALLGLNAVVIFGTLGAMLTTPKVWTAQAQLILPSSNGGNLDANLGTLGSYRNSDPSFSPQVNPLKIQEAILTSDAILEKAWAADPERDAANKPRNYGQFFEVTSLEQTSVMLLSVTGSSPDIAKQRAEAILNAYRQRLSELRQANNNTRDGFSQKQLEQAQRRLTEAQTALAQFKQSTGLVNNEEQTKGLVGTINTLEAAQAQVQAESQATRDRANTLATRLNLSPTDAVQALGLDQNEDYKELRSKLTEVESTLGKLRSTFTDRSPQVQRAIVERDTLRNQLQQYVGQAAGRISANTDFTTGAEGRNTLIEQLVLAETNANGQQRQAEQLQQQIDQRQKILNQLPANQAKLNALQRQADVAEGVYKGLVAQTQQSNIDAFNAYPNIQELNAPFVDAKPSSPKKSLIAINALLASVIGSIALILLLEARNPLLTPKDLQALKFSLVARIPKLKRLAIEPNSSFEGEIEFQRVASAISLQPLKGIRLLIASAITGEGKTTVALQLAHALTELGFRVLLVDGDFRKAQLSHQLGYLSDRSVGDQVISLQPNLDFVPTMPQTGKIVDLVKRGRFERYLAVAESQKDYDYVLVDSAPVSSTSETALMAAIVPYVLFVVRPGISARNVVNNSLEQLTQHHAKLLGLVINGVEVQGHAYSYHSNHDDPRPYRLSN
- a CDS encoding GH39 family glycosyl hydrolase encodes the protein MMILVHIDYQIDSFQQSTQSVSLMSQNQNIATVDWSKSQAASTNLGYGLNAYQGFRPESFSTSAYQSNMSVMNPGLIRFHNSSMLQDSSTPDGLIDTARRVWDAKKVKAALVASFSSFKREQPQRMINIPTWPDWMDADRDGFLDRNQFDNYAKLCADLVKIVNQDAQLKVQYWEVTNEKDDHYFTQFYTESGWGGLKDAAKPDRVNELVTIYNKTAIAMKQADPTIQVGGIGLARPDLQPFYVPFIKGTANHLDFFTYHFYATGSASTSDQDVFQTTRAIGDYTRTIVQTLQNASPNRTIPAMLGEYNISWTWETRDPRMINHKGVVFDALTMVSALSNGATATLTWNEKDGVYGKMDDSSQMRLGGKFLQLLNQFMIGDRVSTKTAPDSAITTFAVNNAALGYKSYLLINSSNDLQQVQLDFAGWQPTQSTLETYTISASGYLNKTVNWSELNSGFAMPASSVMLFTFTK